The Phragmites australis chromosome 1, lpPhrAust1.1, whole genome shotgun sequence genomic interval AACTGACATTGTGCACGGAGATTTGGTAGCAAATATCCTCAAATTCACTTGCATAATTGTCCACGGATCCTTTCTGCTTGAGATCTAACAGCTGTTGAATTGCTCTCGATAGTCATCAGCTCCAAATTTGTCCTCCACCGCCTAATAAACTAATCCCAACTCCCTGATCCTAATCCATGGGTCAGTTTGTACACCTGCAGCCAACGAGCAACATtctgttggaattgatctcggcctTATCCCTGACGTGACCGAGATAAAAGGAGGACCGTTTGCCCTCCATGCGCTCTGATCGGGAGCCCCAACCAACAAATGGTGGTGGTCCCACCTTGTGCTGCGCTTGATATAAACCAGGGGGGAGTCCCGTAGGACATGTGACTAGATTTTCGCATGTTAGGCTAATCTCCCCCCCCACAACTCTAATCCAATCCTAAGAGAACGCAGTAAACAAGGTGAAGGCTACTGCCGTCTCTTCATCCACTACGTGCTGGTGATCGACTACATCGCCCAAAGCCTCTTCATCACGCCGACGACCACTTCACCATCATCAGATGGCGTCACCGAACTCAGGTAAACACCTCACACTTCCGCACTTAGggtgtttgatcttagggctAGCTATTATGTTGATTAAGTGAAGCTTTAAGGTCTAacatttggcatcagagccatcctAGTCCCTAATCAAACCCAATTAGTCTTAAGCATGTTGAATTACGATCGGTTGACGCCAATTAGCGGTCAATTGTTTCCAATTTTGATCGGTTTAAGTACATTGATGATAAATTATGCGATTTAAGTTCAATTTTAGGCTCGGATCAATGCACAAGTTCATGTTTATGTCTCGGATTAATGAAATTAGGATGAATTCTTGTATACACTTTCATGAATTAATCAATTCGAGCTCGGGTCAATTCAATCAGGCGGCTCTTATGCTTATACATTCATGAACTAAGCTTCTATATTGTTGTTATGTGTTCATGGGGCTCGGGTTCGGTCAATTAGGCTCGGATTAAGTGGGATTAAGcaattagaaggaggggaattggggagattaagaaaaaccctaagaaatccccaattccccccccccccaaatccgAACCCTAAACCCCAAATTTTCCCCCTCAATCCTGAACCCTAAACCCATTTCTCAGAACTCAAAGCAATagaaagagggggggggggaggactTACGGCTCCGGTGGTTTTCCGTCGCTGTTCATGCCCGTCGGAGTTCTCCTTCGGCGGGATCTTCCTCGTGCGCGCGCGGTTCATCCGGCCATTCTCGCCTCCTCCGTGGGACGAGATCTCCTCTCGCCGCGCGCTCATCTCCTCCCGGGCTCCACCGCAAACCAACCGACGGAGGCGCGCGCGATCTCCGTCGCACGCGCGCTCTGGCGGTTTGGCTAACAGAGGTGCCCttgccctcttctctctcgggcGACCGGCGGCCGCGCTCGgcgccgtctctctctctctcggccggGCCAAAGTTTTCCGTCGCCGACGAGCTCCGGGTCGGGCGGATTtttcggggagagagagaggaaaatgaattagggttagggtttcggccGACGGGGTTTTTATACCGGGCGATTTCGTCGGCCTGCCGTTGATCGCGATGAACGGCTGAAAAGCTCtgggccggcgcgcgcgcgaAGGCAGATTGGGCCGTTCGCGGTGGCTGGGCTGCGCCCTCGCTCGGGCCAGCGCACGCGTGGAAGCTGGGCCGTGCCCTCGGCTGGGCCGGCGCGTGCACGTGAAAACCTCTGGGCCAGGCCGTGCTGATGGGCCAAGCTGGGCCGAAAAGCCTTCTTGGGCCGTTTTCTTTAATGTTTTGGGctttttccatttatttggaatttcCAGTGATTTCTAACGTTTTTCCATTTATACACTGGAATATCTAATGAAATTAGCCCaaaattaatgatgattaatgcataAAATATTGTTGTTAATTCTCTGGTTCAATTGGATCCAACGGGAAAAATTTTCCGAAGAATTTTACGAtcaatttatataggttcataattactttctgaccaaagttgatTATAATTATGTGCCATCTTTATGTGTTTAATTTAAACTCTTTTCCGTTTTCTGCCTAACGGTGATGCGGattggagttttatttttgcatgattttaatcaaaccaacgtagggttattttgGTGCAAATTATTTCCTTATGATAAATTTACTGATCTGGCCCAATTCTTCTCTCCAGTtcttaacgcttcctctattgccgccactattgacggcatagagcaactcacgggcaataattttcctgcttggaaagctaaggtgactgttgtccttggtgttttaGACCTggactatgcactcagggttgacgctcccacaGCTCCCGCCATTGGcgtggaaaattatgatgaattaaagaaaacttatgatgcactttctgagaaatgggagcggtccaaccgcatgtctcttatgataatgaggaactcaatatcagatgctataaggggagcaatcccaaactcagaaaaagctaaaacgtacttggcatctgtggaggagcaatttaaaggcacctccaaggtttatgccagcacactgattcagaagctcctcaacactaagtataattatgggtctggtggcataagagaacacatcatgatgatgacaaatatggctgccaaactcaagggcatggatatggaaatctctgagggtttccttgtccacttcattatgacctctctccctcctgagtttactccttttaagataaattataacactcagaaagagaagtggagcatgagcgacttgattgcaatgtgcgtccaagaggaagagagggtgagggctaaaaataaagattttgtgaATCAAGTAAGCAGCCCCAAGAATAAGAGAAAATTCCAAGGGGATTTCAAGTCTAAAaagaagttgcatttcgtcgctaaacacgacaaggcagcacagagggcgcccaaggcatttgctccttctgctcctgcctctcaagaatctaaagatgacggatgccacttctgccacaagaaggaccactaccaaaaggattgtgttggtttcctgaagtggcttgcaaagaagggtaatgatttcataacattcattgatgaatcactttatgctgatttttcccttaattcatggtggattgactcaggtgccactgtgcacgttaccaactccttacagggattccttaccgcgagaacattaagaaagggggagcgaagtcttagagtggtcaatgggaaggaagctcaagttgaagctatcggatcccttccattagttcttaataatggcttcactcttagattaaataatgtagtttatgttccttctatgaggaggaatctcatttcagtttcgatgttagatgatgatggtttttattgtaatttcggagacaataaatgcattcttaaatttaattcagatgttattggtcttgccatccgacaagacaaactttatatgcttcctcttaatgaatcccCTGTGACGATGAATATCTATGATGTAAGctataagagaaagagaagtacaattaatgagatttcttcgaaactgtggcattgtcgtttaggccacatttcgagggggagaatggagcgtctcattagggaagagattctccaacccttagacttcttcaactctgaccactgcatagattgcattaaaggaaaatacgttaagcaaataaagaaaggggccACTCAAAGcacaggattattagaattaattcacacggacatatgtggtccttttcctgtgaTATCAGTTGACagttttgattctttcattaccttcactgatgatttctcccgttaCAGCTATATCTACCCtattaaagatcgatctgaatctctcgataaatttaagatatttaaggctgaagtagaaaatcagcacaacctgaagattaaagtagtgagatcggatcgcgggggagaatattatgggaggcatgccacatatgggcaaatccctggtccttttgccagattccttcaggaaaatggcatagtagcccaatattctacacctggtgaacctcagcaaaacggggtagctgagcgacacaaccgcacgcttatggacatggtgcgaagtatgctcaactattctagtttaccagttggactgtggatggaggcacttaagacagccacacacattcttaatcgggttcccagtaaatcagttccaaaaacaccatatgaattatggactggaagaaaatcctctttaaagtatttacgtgtgtggggctgtgcagctgaagctaaagtcttTAATCCACACATTGGGAAACtagatcctaagacagttagttgtcactttatcgggtatccagaaagatcaaagggatatcgcttttactgtccagataggattactaagttcgtagaaacaagacacgctgtgtttcttgaaaaCGGGGATATGGAGAcaagggaagttgatcttgaagaaaaacgggtttatgttcctactccATTGATACAAGAGTCACACATCCCTGTGCCTCAGGTGGTTGCACattcagtagaaactaacgtcagtacaccccctgttgaggtctctgaaattcctaatgatatacctaacgatgagcctcagcagtcccctgcagcacccagtccttgtcctgcagtgCATATGAACCGATCAGGAGATCACAGCGTGACAGGAGATCTGCCATCTCGAAtgattatgttgtttatatgaatgaggatgttaatgacatagggaagacagaagatcccaactcatataaagaagcCATGGTGAGTAAGCATTCGtttgagtggcttaatgccatgaatgacgaattaaaatctatgagcgataatgatgtgtgggacctagtagaaattcctgacggagccaaaacagtaggttgtaaatgggtctacaaaacaaaatatgactctaatgggaacatcgaaaggttcaaagcaaggctcgtagctaaaggcttctcgcaaagagaaggaatcgattataatgaaactttctctcctgtatcaagtaaagattctttcagaataattatggcgcttacagcgcattatgatttagagctgcatcagatggatgtaaaaacggcattccttaatggtgacttggaagaaaatgtttacatggctcagccagaaggttttgtcatgaaaggcaacgaacatttgggatgtcgccttaagaaatcaatttatggtctaaaacaagcgtctagacagtggtatctcaagtttgacaaagtcatcagaaattttggttttaaagaaaatgaagttgataactgcatttatataaagtttaaagggggaaaattcaccatcttagttctttatgtggatgacatcttattggccagcagtgataaggatatgctgtttgagaccaagagatttctttcctctaatttcgatatgaaggatctcggtgaagcctcttatgttcttggcattgaaattcatcgAGATCGGTCAAAAGGAgcattaggtttgtctcaaaaggcatacattgacagagtactaaagaaatacaatatgcataagtgctctgccacgcctgctcctattgttaagggcgataagtttgggacatatcaatgtccaaggaaccaatatgaaattgatcaaatgaagacggttccttatgcttcagctgtcggaagcattatgtaCGCTCAAGTATGTACGCGCCCTGACTTAGATTTCGtgaccgggatgcttggcagatatcaatcaaatccaggaccggaccactggaaagccgttaagaaagtccttcgctatttgcaaggcactaagaactacatgctcatatttagagaatccgataaccttgaagtcattggctattcggatgcagactttgcggggtgtgtagacactaagaaatccacgtcaggttatatcttcaccctcgctggaggagctatctcgtggaaaagctccaagcagacacttacagcatcttcaacgatgcaagctgagtttgtggcatgttatgaggctaccgggcaggctgtatggctaaagaactttatcccgggACTAAGAGTGGTCGACAGTATTGTAAAACCACTCACATTATACTGCTATAATCAACccgcagttttctatacgagtaacaacaagtcgagtggtgctgccaaacacatcgacattaagtatcacgttgtgaaagatagaatccaggatcaaactataagtgtcaagcatataagcactaaGTCAATACTTGCGGATCCGcttactaaaggcttaccacctcatatttttcgtgatcatgttgccggcatggggttattggaaagcctatgattctggataagaggaccatTATGCCAACCACTCCCATTAGGAATAATGAATTTCCATTTCGAGATGAAATAGTGTACTATGGGTTCtgggtttcagtggcattttATGAACCGCTGTAATCTTTTGTCTTGGTGTGCTATTTCATTAAGAatgggcttatgatgttagcctttcgatcaagggggagaatgttggaattgatctcgacCTTATCCCTGACGTGACCGAGATAAAAGGAGGACCGTTTGCCCTTCATGCGCTCTGATCGGGAGCCCCAACCAATAAATGGTGGTAGTCCCACCTTGTGCTGCGCTTGATATAAACCAGGGGGGAGTCCCGTAGGGCATGTGACTAGATTTTCGCATGTTAGGCtaatctccccccccccacaacTCTAATCCGATCCTAAGAGAACGCAGTAAACAAGGTGAAGGCTACTGCCGCCTCTTCATCCACTACGTGCTGGTGATCGACTACATCGCCCAAAGCCTCTTCATCACGCCGGTGACCACTTCACTATCATCAGATGGCGTCACCGAACTCATGTAAACACCTCACGCTTCCGCACTTAGggtgtttgatcttagggctAGCTATTATGTTGATTAAGTGAAGCTTTAAGGTCTAACACATTCCCCTCCATATGCAATGAAGTAGCCGTTGTCCACATCACTTCACTGACATTGAAGATCCTAAAATAATCAAAACATTTATCTTTCCAAATCTGTGATTCTCCCTAGTGAACGTAGGGAAGGACAACTTGGGCAAAGTACGATGTGGGAAACTACATGCATCACCAGATTGACAACTTGGGCAAAGTACGATGGGTGTGCGGTGACTCACCGAATGGTGACTGGAATCTCGACTGCTCTGGTTGTTGCAGTGGTCTGGATGTGTGGTGTAGCCTTGGAGACGCCCATGGTTATGGTGGACTGATCTGATCACCCTCGCTCGCCGCCACCATGTGCTCCACTGTCAACCCGGCCACCGCCTGATTTGTGGTCTCAAGCTGCTTCGCCATCAATTGTTTCTCGCATGTGATCTACCAGACCACCTTGGTATTGAGATCTAGTTGCGCCATCATCTGTTGCTAAGTCATCATGAGTGCGCCGATCTGCGCATAGATCAGATCAACATTCTCCATGATTCTCTCCCATTTGTTGTCGTCCTTCTTCTCTGCCTCCGCCATCGCCTCCAAGACGAACGGCATCTGCACTGAGGGCTTCAGAGGAACCGTGGTGCCCTTGCCTCAAACTAAGCCAACCCGATCGGGATTTCTAGGATGCTGGAGAAGTGCCACATACGGCAGGAGCTTCAATCTCAACTAACCCTCTTCAGAATTTTACAGCTCAAGGTCGAAGGAATGGAACTATCCGGCCGTGTATGGGTTTCCGGGCCGTTGGCCTCCAGGAAAAGGCCCGGCCCATCATTCCTTCCACGGTTGCACCCTCAAATCCTGTTTTGCCCATCCCAATCTACGAGCCGCGAGGGTGCCATGGCGCGATACTCCCCGCCGCTGCTGCGTCGCTTCTTCCGCTGCGCCGCCAaatccgcctccgccgccggagGCGGCACTGGGAAGAAGAACCTCGTCTTCTTGGGATCGCCCCAGGTACTAGCACCCCCGAAACTCCCAGCTTCTCGGTCCGGTGTTCTGAGTAGAGAACTCGGGTCGCTCCTCAGGTGGCCGCCTCGGTCCTGGACACGCTGCTGGCCGCGTCCGGCTCCCTGGACTCCGCGTTCCAGGTCGCCGCCATCGTGACGCAGCCCCCCGCTGCCAAGAACAGGGGGAGGAAGCTGATGCCGTCGGCCGTCGCGCAGCTCGCGCTCGCACGcgggttccccgaggacctcaTCTTCACGCCGGAGCGGGCCGGGGAGGTATCTTCCTTGGCAACCATCCTCGAGTGTTCCTCCACTGTTAGGCTATATAGGATTTGCGGTTCGAAGTGATTTTTGCTGCAATGCAGGAGTCGTTTCTCTCGGATTTGAAGGATGTAAAACCGGATGTTTGCGTCACCGC includes:
- the LOC133918290 gene encoding uncharacterized protein LOC133918290 isoform X2, which gives rise to MLEKCHIRQELQSQLTLFRILQLKVEGMELSGRVWVSGPLASRKRPGPSFLPRLHPQILFCPSQSTSREGAMARYSPPLLRRFFRCAAKSASAAGGGTGKKNLVFLGSPQVAASVLDTLLAASGSLDSAFQVAAIVTQPPAAKNRGRKLMPSAVAQLALARGFPEDLIFTPERAGEESFLSDLKDVKPDVCVTAAYGNILPQRFLDIPPCGTVNIHPSLLPLYRGAAPVQRALQDGVVETGVSLAYTVRALDAGPVIACERFSVDECVKAPELLAVLFDIGSTLLIRELPSILDGSAKEKAQPQDDSDATLAPKLNSEESWLSFDQDAKVLHNKGGQELARNCNL